The following is a genomic window from Lycorma delicatula isolate Av1 chromosome 6, ASM4794821v1, whole genome shotgun sequence.
ACAAAAATCTTCAATCTTATTCAGCAGGCTTTGAATTATAAACAGCTTAGAAAAGGAGCCAATGAAGGTATAGTATTAACCTTAAGTCCTCTCACtgctaacaaaaaaattgttaaaataagagGGCTTTCTGTTTTGAAGTTGTTACTATCAGTAACCTAACACATGATTGAAACAGTTGTAGcctttataatttatcttaacttGATTCTaacatttatataagtttaaataattatacagattGAGTTAGCTTAAGGAAGGGTAGTAATTAGACTgttaaagtgtaataatttttctacaaaagaaaGCAATagagaatagaatttttaattaacgtttagAAGATAGAAAGAGTACATTTCTAATCATTAGATAATTTCttacttaagttttattaaaattgattatgttATGAAgtaagcaaaaaatttaattgatggaATTGTGATACAATGAActgattattaaattcttttactttcctggctataaCAATATAAACTGTTATAGCTATATATAATGGGAAAATATATACTCATAGAtaatcagaaaaaagtaaaaaaataattttttttttagtattctgcCTTAagcagacatttaaaaaaatctttagaaaaaattgatttaaataattaagtgtaaattatttgtgtcctcccaagtccaaaaattctatttttggcATAAGGACATTTGTGTATATGTacgttggcctgtatttggtgtGAGGTTGCTTtggcagaaataaaatttcaaatttttactggggccacttttgcaaaaaaaattctaacaaaagttgtagtttttttttgtcaagctCACAATtaccatcattttttaaatattcgctcccccaaaaaaataactaaataatttattttttttagctacatTTTGCTTTGGAAAAGAAAAGAAGCTAACGGAAGATTTCTGCATCTCTATTTTCTACAAAAGGCTTTCAACCccattatagaaattttttgccTGTCATACTCAAGgtctatgataatttttttttaaatttaaaaaagaattttaaatttaaatccatctcgtaAGTTActcattgaatttaaaatgtaaaaaatcttaatttgttaataGCCCTTGtgctttaatatttcttgaaaaaataaaaaaaaagctaaaaattttcactcttcctagaaaattacagcttcattttatttagaattatgattgtatcttttaaacattttcaaaagtttttttaaagttattatcatGATGTACGagcccaaattttcaaaaaatcaaaaaccttttcaaaattccaatactaatattaaaaattttgcttaCTGCTTTAATTTGTTGTGCATCTTGACTTAAAAATTtagatgatttaaatataatcaaactggatttaaatgtattttcaattcaatgaattgaaaaaaatgaattgcataaattGACCAGCATTGCCAGTAAGGTTATGAAATTCATTGCTGGCTTTTTTTTAATGGAGATATGTAAAAAggctgtattattaaaaatatatacataaatgtttaattttgttctcatgttttaacaataaaaatttatattaatttttctcaaatttttgttaattgcaaAGCTTACTAGATTTTCATAGTTTTTGAGTTTGTAGGGAGAtaacgataattttattattgataataaaatgtatacatcTGAATAAAACATGAAGTATTTTACTCATCTCAGAAATTtatgttttggaaaaaaaagatgtgattttctagttatctgattttattaattcattttatggtCATTTAATTTCCAAACATTATGGTTAATGCATTTTAAGCTTTGATCGTTTAGTTTTTGATCATGGTGTGATTTGTATctgaattaattgtaattatttatttttacagctaCAAAAGCTTTGAATCGAGGTTTGTCAGAGTTCATTGTTATGGCAGCTGATGCAGAGCCCCTAGAAATTCTTCTTCATCTTCCTCTTCTTTGTGAAGACAAAAATGTCCCATATGTATTTGTTCGTTCAAGACAAGGTAATTCAgctgttaaatttgtttgtttttaataaaatacaacactatatttttgtaattcttaactGGTATCTTTCACAGTTCAGTCAATGGATCATTTTGCTCTAACCCACCGACCTAACAACCACTTCTTCTTAATATGCTTTTTAATCAATTCTCATCAATTCTTTGTTCAAGATTTTCAATTCTGTTCCTTCTTGATTCTTCCTGTTATGTATCTAATCCACCTTAGCATTATTTTCcgtattttacaacaaaatcctTTAGTTTGTTACCTCGTATTATATTCCATTTAAGAGCTCTGTTTGTGTTTTCTATTATGTTTCTAAGGAATTTCAATTTTGTGACTTTTAAATCAGCcatgtttcagatgcagaagtgtaagtgtacacgaaatgaattaaagtgctctcaagttatttcagccatcaaGCCTTTTCCATGCATGATGGTGACTCagaggttcgtaagaccttaactaaaggatgccctcagggcagtgttctgagtccccatCTTTGATCATAAATTCGATTCCATGTTGTGTTTAAAGTTGCCATGTGGAAATTCGATTCCATGTTGTGTTTAaagttgccatgtggttgtcgtgttGTCCCTTATGCTGACGACGCACTGCTGCTTATTGAAGGGGATTCGCATAACAAGGTAGAGTTCTGAGCTGCTTATGCTTGTGAGCCTCCacacataagatgattttcagcccagagaaaaccacaatgatgttgctaaGGTCCGAATCGGAAGGTCCGATTAAGGTCTGCTTCCCGACATCTGGGTTTGGATGGCTGATTTTTCCATTCAGTACATTACAACTTCTGGGTGTTattcttgatgagaattttcggttcaagcaACACCAATAGTATGtggcaaaaaaggccgctgatgctttttatggaatccataGTCATTCATCCCAGTTGAGGGTTGAATTACTATACCGTGCATATCCTTTACAAACGTGTCAGTGAAGCTATTATATTGTATgttgcacctgtctgggctcatcacatggcttttaggtattgcgtgGATATTTTGTTGccggcccagcgactcctcttgctggctgttgtaggtggttatagaacagtctcacaggaggcagtctgtgttatagctggggtcaaaccaatagatatcttggctaatgagcataGGTAGGTTGGCTATGCTACATTTCGAAGGTAAATAACCTTTGACGTCAGAacaaaagcaggagattgaagactggggccttgcgtcttggcaggtcagatgGTACAAATCCCCCACAGGTTGCTAAATGCATGGTATAtttatttcctatagtgtctgatttagatGCGATTGGATGTGTCTCCCCCAAttggtatatcacacagtttctctcagGTTTCAATTCCtagattgtgggactgatgatacagtagaccacgtcctctatgtctgtccccgatacgaggtcgaacgttcacgaactgttaaggaacttgagagaatacgcTTTTTTCTGGATCTCTGTATTAACTGGATGttccgcgaggagtggtctatagtggctggttttctttatgcccttgcggtgtgtaggtctgcaaaGAGCGTTTAATCGAGATACTCGATCGTGTTAGGATCCCAGGTGGCTAGGGTTTCAGCTTAGGCAttgtgccacggttatattggtaatATTTGTGATTTAATTTGGGGCTCCCACTGATGGTGGTGGCCACCCTGCCAGGGCATGGTAGCCTGTCTGATCAGGGGCGTGGCTTCCCTTTGCCGGTGGCAGTTCTGATTGtcacttggtaatgccacgcaagACTCCATGATGAGACAAGGTAGGGGTGCGGGGTTTATCCCTGGCTCCTGCACAGACCAGAATGAGGTTACATTCCTCTTGTTGGGTGACCTAAATTGGTTGAcgtatttgggtgtaggtctgaatttctatgttgcgtaagacataattttgattggtatgagtgttgCACTGATATAACTTTAAACTCTTTCGTTTTCTGAttcattcacagtcacgaacgttGCTGTCagatctggactaggcgcggagTTTGTGATTCTGCGGTTTTGGTCCGTTAGTtcgagggaatcatgttaggttggatatgaagatgttcatttgaggcctatgtgaaggcaaaattggatctgtattttactgatgcaaatgtctgctgagacatttacattggtggcatctcAACCGGGGCCTGGCTGATGACCGTGAATGTAATCAGTTgggtctaaagacaacctccagtaaagcccctcagaACTCGGAACAGAGGTGTGGTGTGGTGACTGGTAACACGTCACTAACTGGGTGTCTTCCCTCTATGGGGTTGGgattaccatttctagagtgcagttgaataataCCAGTGAGAGCCTTGGCAGAgacctgttttgatctcaaatggttcagagagcttgcctctgaattttactttcgagtgtgaattttttttctaatgtttgtgagggtcagttttatcatgtttattaatttggtatgtagtccgAGGTgtcagaatttttagtagggattctctgtggatgcagtcatatGTTATCACTGTGTCTGTTTGTTTTCCTATTGTAATCCATTACTAGCTTGAGATaaatgatctggtctggacagctcttCCAGGTATTCTCCTAGTTCATTCTCAAGTTGTAAgctgatcctgttgaggatgattcttgaatgaattttgtatgttgtatctaggagtgagattcccttGCAGTTGTTAGTGTCTGTTTTGTGTAGCGAATGGATGGGCTATTATTCAGTGTACTGGTTGTTCTTTGATCCAAATGTtaacaagctgttgatgaagagtagtttttgctgatcttcctgaaTGTTTCCAGATCTCTTCAAAAAtctgatcttctcctgctgctttgtaattcatATCACTTGGTGCTTGgtagatttcttttattgtgaGGGTTGATGTTTTTTGGTGGTGTTGTGTTATTGGGAtgttggtgttgaagtttaggagttctgtcagTTTTTCACAATTTAACAGTTTGTTGAAATACTTAGCTAGGATTTCTGTATTATAGTTATGGGccagtttaccattttcattatttattagtagGGTTGGCAGTTCGTATTAATGTATAATTCATATTAAAGTAAAGTATTAAtacaagagaaaatattttttataataatgttcttGTAAAACTCTTCCTTCCTCAAACTGACACCACAAAATAATCTCATTTGACAttcttcattcatttttcttctgtgctaatcatttgttttctttgtagaATTGAATTACCTAAccataaatatgttaaaaaattaagttttggttcaatttttttttttattaacttttttatttgaattaaatatttttaatgcagcattaaaaacataattctataattagACATTCTGTaatgcagaaaatttttttctggtttttggtTTTCATGTTTCATTGCTACAAAACGATTAAGATTAATGGATATTCCTCTATGGTTTATAAGTGTTTTTAATGTTAGTATACTGtgttaatttttgcttttatctatcatttataatttaactgcataaataacaaaattctaccacttctagtacattttatttggagatttaatttatcatacttaattacttttatttgaattatctaCTAAAAGTGAGTGTATGATTCaatattttaacttgtttttgaagaaaaatatttagttgtgctattttaattttaaattaaaacctgaAATGGATGTAGGTTGCAATCTACTTATCGGaggaaaataaactattttattacgtGCTCagtattttttagtgttttgattttacatgattttttacaataagtCGTAAAAATAATGTGGAACAGAAATTAGAGAATAAAACATAGTGAAGGAGATATGTAggatatttatacttaaattcaattctaatattttaattatttttcaaaacttttaatcgATTGtgctgtttatattaattttgcccattcatttttaattaattactgtttctttttCCAGCTTTGGGTCGTGCTTGTGGTGTGTCAAGACCAGTTGTGGCATGTTCAGTTACAGTCAATGAAGGTTCTCAGTTGAAACCCCAAATTAGAGCTATTCAAGATGAAATAGAAAGGCTACTTGTGTAATATGTTAGGTATTCACCTATGTAACGTTACGTTGCTTGAAAAACTTTCtgaatctataaatataataaagattgaaaaataaaaaataaaaataatcaaaaacatacATGAAacaacgtaaaagaaaaaaaaatagaaataattctgaatgacagtttatttataattataagattacaAAGATATGGATTATTTTggtgaaaatacaaaataaaagttttatgtttgtttttaagttgaaattaatGGAAAAGGATAGAGCAGTTTCTCATCACCATGGGAAAATGCATTCTtcttctgtgtgtgtgtgtgtgtgattcaGTGTTAGTTACATATGTACAGAACAAAGtacaaaatgatttatattaaatctgCTGATTGAACATACAATTTGCATATGAAGTGGATAGTTTCTATATTATACGCAAAGCATCATTGTTATCCCAGTTGAATTTTTACATCTAACAAAGAAACAAAGAACTTCTTGTACTATAATTTCTAACTCTTATTTCGTGCATAATCTATCATAATAGAAACCAAAACAGTAGTCCTATGAAATAAAGGCTTTCAGTTCTTAACCTTTTCCAAGCTACAGTTCTGACTAACAATTTCGTTGGTAGAGcatatttttttcaggaaaaatttttaattttgacattttttttatgatctattTTGTTTTACTGAAGTTAAAATATGACACTTATttgattgaaacaaaaaatatatatatataatttacaaaaataaacatgttttcttACTGAGGTGTATAACCTTGCGTACCTAACCTAACACCATAAGAGTacgtatttgaaaaataaatgatatagtttcaatattttagaattttacacTAATAAAGCATCAAGAGTGCAATAGCTTTCATGATTATCCATTagctgtaaaattttgttttctttcgaACACCTTATATGCTTTCCTGTAAAAATAGAGAGCCAATTGTCCATCTACTTGTGGGACTGCTTACTAAGCCTAAACTTCCTTGAGGTGCTTCAAACAACAATGTATCATAGAATTTCACAATAGGAAATACAAACACTGGAGGAACTATACTTCCGACAGCATTGACTATTGTTCCCCAGACACAACCTGATGAGTTCCTAACTTAACAACCACTTATGGAGCATGAAGTACCATTCATACATTTGTCTCATCTAGGTTGTATATACAGTCCCTAGTAAAATCATCTGAATGTATAGCTTcttcataattttcaaacaaattctgCTACATTTGCTTTATTAAAAGCTGTAGCTCTTGACAAGATGCTGTTTTCTGGCTTTCATGAGGTAAGctgttaatgataatttataaaatcgtaGATCCAATCAACTccagctattttattttcatcccaACTAGTTGACATTTCGGGTAACTGTACACAAGCTGTTGTATTTGTTTGTAAGTTAGGTCATGTtcatatttgaactttttataatataatcacaAAGCATATTTTCTTGATTTGAAGTGAAAACTTGCTGTTTTGTATACTTCGAGCAaagtaattttatgaagtattcaTTGTTCAGTTAtagtcaaacttttttttattctataaaataaaccaGAGCAGTGCATTCCATCTAAGTCTGCAGCTCTTCTAAGGGACATACCATTTTTAACTGCTTGCATGAATCTCTTCCTCACTCACTTCTGGCTTATGCTTCTTTATGTAAGTTCGCATCATATTGcgtgaattgaaaaaaattaattaaattaatatttaactattgtGAGGGGTACATTTGAAGAGCATCAAAATCTCCCCCCAGAGATTTATTGAAATCATTCCTACATAGTATTGTTAGATGcagaaaatcttatttaatttgatgattaaaTCTAACTTACCTAAATGTATGTtgagtaagaaaaattaattgatgaaaacAAAATTCAGTATCAACTTTGTAGGATAAACCAGAACTCTTCAAATAACAGTTCCAGTGGAGAGAAATTCAAACTGTTGAAATGCGTCCCCCTCTACCCTATGTACAATTTCTTTCTGACTCTCTGCTGCACTTTACAACTCTTTGATTATAAGTGTAGCTTATAAGTCCATCACACACTTTCATTATGATAATACAGTTTAATCGGCAAATTTCTTTGATTGCACATTTAAGCtggaaattttcaaaacaattacaaaatattccaGGCTGTATTGagacactattttattttttcagtttcaaaaaaaCTTTGAAGTGTGGAACAATGTATAAATTAGCTATGTATATGCTATTAAagtaggaaataaataattttatgcctTTATAATGGATACCCTCTACTGGAATTGGCAGaaacattcaaagaaaaataagttaattattaaccttaaagaaaattactaaaatataaaactatttaaatctttattgctGACTTAATAATAAGTGttcatttttacaacaaattaatctttttttctctacattatgataaaattttaaacattcttatcAGTTGTTAAAcctattttttgaatgttttcttttgtatttaatcttaataatatattttcagttgtattcaagtgttttatttattttacattatcaattattctttttgttaaagCAGCTATGTATAATCACAGGTTAACATTAGTATGTAACAAATTGCCTCACCGAATCTCATAATGTATTACTTACCTATTGTGAATCATAGTTAGCAGAATTATTGAGACTAAtcaatttcttgttatttattcttataaaaacatacaaaattagactttatttattaagatactcTTAGATTGGAATTAAATTGTGTATTGCTGGGATTATTAACCAAAATCATAACCTTTCAGTATTATTGAGCAAATCTACATATTGTGTCTACATGCGGTTGGTAGTTAGTGACATGCGGTTGGTAGCATTGTGTTTTAcataaccttctctgtaacctcatgttcttggattgttgatatcccatttaattttcatgttgttATTTGATTGCAAcgtgtttaaatgttagtagcgattttttgataattgaacttttgtttcaatgttatagctgtaaacccagcttttgtctcctGTTATGATCTTTTGCATGAATGTTCAACTtaattggcttgttcaagaagttgccaacaaatGCCCATTCTATGTTCTTtatgctttctttttttatataaaaaataaaaggatttaaaactattctaaaagatgaataaaacttacaactaatatcacaggtaaaaactaatataaaatcaagagtaattaaattttactaagtccaagatgggtgtaaagggcccattcttcgataactaaaaaccataaagggtctaatataaaacttaaaactagattaaaaactaaaataacaaaattaaataaaacttaaaagtaacacaaattatataattaaaactaggttaaaaaaaaattaaaaaggtgaaataaaacttaaaactaacattactaaaatcttacaactaatatcacagacggtcttta
Proteins encoded in this region:
- the hoip gene encoding NHP2-like protein 1 hoip, translated to MTEEVNPKAYPLADPTLSTKIFNLIQQALNYKQLRKGANEATKALNRGLSEFIVMAADAEPLEILLHLPLLCEDKNVPYVFVRSRQALGRACGVSRPVVACSVTVNEGSQLKPQIRAIQDEIERLLV